A stretch of Chionomys nivalis chromosome 2, mChiNiv1.1, whole genome shotgun sequence DNA encodes these proteins:
- the LOC130868925 gene encoding glucosamine 6-phosphate N-acetyltransferase-like, translating into MSKFSPETATFSPAISPKNSGEGFVLRPLCIADLNKVVFFFFLVLGQLTETGVVSPEQFMKSFEHMKKSGDYYVTVVEDVTLGQMVAPATLIIEHKFIHSCARRGRVEDIVVSDAHRGKQLGKLLLSTLTLLSKKLNCYKITLECLPENIGFHQKFGYTVSEENYMCRRYLK; encoded by the coding sequence ATGTCAAAATTCTCTCCAGAAACAGCCACATTTtctccagccatctctccaaagaATTCTGGAGAAGGCTTTGTTTTGAGGCCTCTTTGTATTGCAGACTTGaataaagtggttttttttttttttttggtactggGTCAGTTGACAGAGACTGGCGTCGTCAGCCCCGAGCAGTTCATGAAATCTTTTGAGCATATGAAGAAGTCTGGGGATTACTATGTTACAGTTGTGGAAGATGTGACCCTAGGACAAATGGTTGCCCCAGCAACTCTGATAATAGAACACAAATTTATCCATTCATGTGCTAGGAGAGGGAGAGTAGAAGACATCGTTGTTAGTGATGCACACAGAGGGAAGCAGCTCGGCAAACTGTTATTATCGACTCTGACTTTGCTAAGCAAGAAGCTGAACTGTTACAAGATCACCCTTGAATGTCTACCAGAAAACATTGGCTTCCACCAAAAGTTTGGCTATACAGTGTCTGAAGAAAATTACATGTGTCGGAGGTACCTAAAGTAA